One stretch of Vicia villosa cultivar HV-30 ecotype Madison, WI unplaced genomic scaffold, Vvil1.0 ctg.000598F_1_1_3, whole genome shotgun sequence DNA includes these proteins:
- the LOC131629700 gene encoding protein NRT1/ PTR FAMILY 5.6-like, translated as MDQVKEKRKQNTTEEENEQEKWVHDGSVDYKGKVPLRASTGVWIASLFVLTIEFSERVSFYGIASNLISYLTKVMHEDLKTAAKNVNYWTGTTTLMPLIGGFLADAYTGRFPMVLFSSLVYFMGLSLLTLSQYIPILKPCNTKTCLQPRKLHEVVFFLSLYCISVGTGGHKPCLESFGADQFDEDHVEERKKKMSFFNWWSFALCFALLLGATVIVYVQDFVSWGAASLILTILMALCIIAFYVGRPFYRYRRPQGNTLKPILQVLVAAIRKRKLTCPSNPDLLYEVPKSDNSQGRLLCSTSNLRFLDKAAIIEDTQNDKNKNPWRLATVTRVEETKLILNIIPIWLTSLTTGICLAQGSTLFVKQAASMNLKVNDSFSIPPASVSSASAFGILIFVPIYDRVIVPIMRKITGNERGISILRRISIGIAFSVIVMVVAALVEAKRLRMHEHEILRTEVTGEKNMRLMSVFWLVPQYFLLGFGDAFSLIGLQEYFYDQVPDSMRSLGMALYLSVIGVGSFLSSFLIIIVDHVTEKNGKSWFGKDINSSRLDRYYWMLAIINALNLSAYIFIAKRYTYKSVQRIGNQINDGKSDGVEIMA; from the exons ATGGATCAagtaaaagagaagagaaagcaaaatacaacagaagaagaaaatgaacaagaaaaATGGGTCCATGATGGTTCTGTAGATTACAAAGGAAAAGTTCCTCTTCGTGCTTCAACTGGTGTTTGGATTGCTTCTCTCTTTGTACTCA CAATTGAATTTAGTGAAAGGGTAAGCTTTTATGGGATAGCATCAAATCTGATATCATATCTTACCAAGGTGATGCATGAAGATCTGAAAACAGCAGCAAAGAATGTAAACTATTGGACAGGAACAACAACCTTAATGCCTCTTATTGGTGGATTTCTTGCTGATGCTTACACTGGTCGATTTCCTATGGTCTTGTTTTCTTCCCTTGTTTACTTCATG GGGTTAAGCCTACTGACACTGTCTCAATACATCCCAATTTTAAAGCCATGCAACACAAAGACATGTCTTCAACCAAGAAAACTTCATGAAGTAGTTTTCTTCCTTTCCCTTTACTGTATCTCCGTTGGAACCGGAGGACACAAACCATGTTTAGAAAGCTTTGGAGCAGACCAATTCGACGAAGATCATGTggaagaaaggaagaagaagatgtcTTTCTTCAATTGGTGGAGCTTTGCACTGTGTTTTGCTTTGCTGCTTGGTGCAACTGTGATTGTTTATGTTCAGGATTTTGTTAGCTGGGGAGCTGCTAGTCTTATATTAACAATTCTAATGGCTCTATGTATCATTGCTTTTTATGTTGGGAGGCCATTTTATAGGTATAGAAGGCCACAAGGAAACACTTTAAAACCAATTTTACAGGTCCTAGTTGCAGCTATAAGGAAAAGGAAATTAACTTGTCCTTCAAATCCCGATTTGTTGTATGAAGTTCCAAAGTCAGATAATTCCCAAGGAAGGCTTCTGTGCAGTACAAGCAACCTAAG GTTTCTCGACAAGGCTGCAATAATAGAAGATAcacaaaatgataaaaataagaaTCCATGGAGATTAGCAACAGTTACAAGAGTGGAAGAAACAAAGCTTATTCTGAACATAATTCCAATATGGTTAACATCATTAACAACAGGAATATGTTTAGCACAAGGCTCAACACTCTTTGTAAAACAAGCAGCTTCTatgaacttgaaagtaaatgacAGTTTCTCAATCCCACCAGCTTCTGTTTCGTCTGCATCAGCGTTTGGAATCTTAATATTTGTTCCAATATATGACAGAGTTATTGTTCCAATTATGAGAAAAATCACTGGTAATGAAAGAGGAATCAGCATCCTTAGAAGAATTTCCATTGGCATAGCATTTTCAGTCATAGTTATGGTTGTTGCAGCATTAGTAGAAGCTAAGAGACTTAGAATGCATGAACATGAAATCTTAAGAACAGAGGTAACAGGGGAAAAGAATATGAGACTGATGAGTGTATTTTGGTTAGTACCTCAATATTTTCTTCTTGGCTTTGGTGATGCATTTTCTCTTATTGGTTTACAAGAGTATTTCTATGACCAAGTTCCTGATTCAATGAGAAGCTTAGGAATGGCTTTATATCTTAGTGTGATTGGAGTTGGAAGTTTCTTAAGCAGCTTTTTAATCATTATTGTGGATCATGTGACTGAAAAGAATGGAAAAAGTTGGTTTGGGAAGGATATAAATTCAAGTCGTTTGGATAGATACTATTGGATGTTGGCTATTATTAATGCTTTGAATTTGAGTGCCTATATTTTCATAGCAAAGAGGTATACTTATAAGAGTGTACAAAGGATTGGTAATCAAATTAATGATGGTAAGAGTGATGGAGTAGAGATCATGGCATGA
- the LOC131629701 gene encoding ras-related protein Rab11C-like, which translates to MAYKVDHEYDYLFKIVLIGDSGVGKSNILSRFTRNEFCLESKSTIGVEFATRTIQVEGKTVKAQIWDTAGQERYRAITSAYYRGAVGALLVYDITKRQTFENVQRWLRELRDHADSNIVIMLAGNKSDLNHLRAVSSDDAQNLAEKETLSFLETSALEALNVEKAFQTILFDIYQILSKKALAAQESATSTSLPHGTTINVSNMSGSVEKKSCCSN; encoded by the exons ATGGCGTACAAAGTAGATCATGAATATGATTATCTGTTCAAGATTGTACTCATTGGAGACTCTGGTGTTGGAAAATCCAATATACTGTCTAGGTTTACGAGAAATGAGTTCTGTCTTGAATCTAAATCTACCATTGGTGTTGAATTCGCTACCAGAACAATACAG GTAGAAGGAAAGACAGTGAAGGCACAAATATGGGACACTGCAGGTCAAGAGAGGTACAGAGCTATTACAAGCGCATACTACAGAGGCGCTGTAGGTGCATTATTGGTGTACGACATAACCAAGAGACAAACATTTGAGAACGTGCAAAGGTGGCTTCGTGAACTACGAGACCACGCCGATTCCAACATTGTTATCATGTTAGCAGGAAACAAGTCTGATCTGAACCATCTAAGAGCAGTATCATCTGATGATGCTCAAAACTTGGCTGAGAAAGAGACTCTTTCATTTCTAGAGACTTCAGCATTGGAAGCCTTGAATGTTGAGAAAGCATTTCAAACCATTTTGTTTGATATATATCAAATTCTAAGTAAAAAGGCACTTGCAGCACAAGAATCAGCTACTAGTACTAGCCTTCCTCATGGTACTACCATAAATGTGTCTAATATGTCTGGTAGTGTTGAAAAGAAATCTTGTTGCTCCAATTGA